In a single window of the Nilaparvata lugens isolate BPH chromosome 1, ASM1435652v1, whole genome shotgun sequence genome:
- the LOC120350010 gene encoding uncharacterized protein LOC120350010, translating to MNQRKASYNVRGYSGQTLSQTEFHGDETESSTDDDVDFCPPGKRPKAAPRKSKSKHQKPQVRKTTTRGRRLHSNIQKRQRNESNVPSQSTSSRPNEPSMVVQTIESISENSCGDDSSQQAKFTSNPPIQQHKPIETEQGINADYAGKCLKFLQQSPLEESFPPPAFPGAHLLSDIDEVIAEDLENLRNNGSQSKFWSESCVIEDKPKRSDGVLSVWQNEIGQNVDAQKNVPLDSPGMGKKFLPKYHDNIYSSKTSSDSVGQDHAQRLYPLSTTTSWENESSNQDKPAITDVSNVHPQNQDMSIDIENFNDLVAVSVVQSSEITALKARLSHLENSIQTVQKRMDEFESAMKSYQNLTTTMSSLKTEVLEQPVVDSEQSLVGRQPGIPEQAIILATNPPQNTAWSFVQEETSSYYDLEGSALVATAGSNYVLQNNNHGAPAMFEQQSLGYPIVPNMNDSASISFPGQQQAGSTITSSFQQPQLTYKDSTSALPSGNMKIEVVEAEPEGMELSAASSQSDSITELKNRFDTVMSDFQKLQDKMNYISNSNDNPQGQSRKTSPDPSTKIRMYETRGPLVIDEDYQEPGPSGINSFGHIPNTMSGPEPVVTYVGEKIWGDLTYFEDSKIVGRSFPCRGVHVRIDCFKNREFNKRNNGYHLGPFRNPERSRETTGIRNMIDCGIMLYFIKGELSIVNHAKCTVYVLSNYNFMAGRYGITRDKQKYSIQPDQTLKVLRVPFNKQTNSVLDLKDRLTVDDESFYKVYISFGKNWTERTQNQLPCWLCLQIRTSSEN from the exons AGCTTCATATAATGTCCGAGGATATTCTGGACAAACGTTGTCGCAAACTGAATTTCATGGAGATGAAACTGAATCATCGACTGACGACGATGTTGACTTTTGTCCGCCTGGGAAGCGCCCAAAGGCCGCGCCACGTAAGTCCAAGTCTAAGCACCAAAAGCCGCAGGTGCGTAAAACTACTACCAGGGGAAGACGGCTGCATAGCAATATTCAAAAAAGGCAGCGTAATGAATCGAATGTACCATCTCAATCTACGTCTAGTAGGCCAAATGAACCCAGTATGGTCGTGCAGACCATAGAAAGTATCTCAGAAAATAGTTGTGGAGATGATAGCAGTCAGCAGGCCAAATTTACTAGCAATCCTCCCATCCAACAACACAAACCGATTGAAACTGAGCAAGGAATCAATGCCGATTATGCCGGCAAATGTTTGAAATTCCTACAACAAAGTCCCCTGGAAGAAAGCTTTCCGCCACCAGCATTTCCCGGCGCGCATTTATTGTCTGACATCGACGAGGTTATCGCTGAAGATTTAGAAAACTTGCGAAACAATGGTTCACAGAGTAAGTTTTGGTCAGAAAGTTGTGTCATAGAAGACAAACCTAAAAGAAGCGATGGCGTTTTGAGTGTGTGGCAAAATGAGATCGGTCAGAATGTGGATGCTCAAAAAAATGTTCCCCTAGATTCTCCTGGAATGGGAAAAAAGTTTTTACCGAAATACCATGATAACATATACTCGTCAAAAACTTCGAGTGATTCGGTCGGGCAGGATCACGCACAGAGACTCTACCCTCTCTCTACAACTACCTCTTGGGAAAATGAGTCCTCAAATCAAGATAAACCAGCTATCActgatgtttcaaatgttcatCCCCAAAATCAAGATATGTCCATTGATATAGAAAATTTTAATGACTTGGTTGCGGTTTCTGTTGTTCAAAGCTCTGAAATTACTGCTTTGAAAGCGAGACTCAGTCATCTGGAAAATAGCATCCAGACCGTTCAAAAAAGAATGGATGAATTTGAATCTGCCATGAAAAGTTATCAAAATCTGACGACGACGATGTCCTCGTTGAAGACCGAGGTTTTGGAGCAGCCAGTGGTAGACAGCGAACAATCACTTGTAGGAAGGCAACCAG GAATACCGGAGCAAGCCATCATTCTGGCAACCAATCCGCCACAAAACACAGCCTGGTCATTCGTGCAAGAGGAAACTTCTTCTTACTATGATCTGGAAGGCTCTGCATTGGTCGCCACCGCTGGATCCAATTATGTGCTTCAAAATAACAATCATGGTGCACCTGCAATGTTTGAACAGCAATCGCTTGGTTATCCGATTGTTCCGAATATGAATGATTCTGCCAGTATTTCGTTCCCTGGTCAACAACAGGCCGGCTCTACTATCACTTCGTCGTTTCAGCAGCCACAGCTCACGTACAAGGATTCCACATCGGCCCTCCCCTCTGGCAACATGAAAATCGAAG TTGTGGAAGCCGAGCCAGAAGGAATGGAATTGAGCGCTGCGTCATCCCAGTCTGACTCAATAACTGAATTAAAAAATCGATTCGATACTGTCATGTCAGATTTCCAGAAACTACAAGACAAAATGAATTACATTTCGAATTCAAACGACAATCCTCAAG gtCAAAGCAGGAAAACAAGTCCAGACCCATCAACCAAGATACGAATGTATGAAACACGAGGTCCGTTGGTAATCGATGAAGATTATCAGGAACCTGGGCCATCAGGAATCAATTCGTTTGGTCACATACCAAATACAA TGTCTGGGCCTGAACCAGTGGTAACTTATGTTGGAGAAAAAATCTGGGGTGACTTGACATATTTTGAGGATAGCAAGATCGTTGGGCGTAGCTTCCCCTGCAGAGGCGTACATGTTCGTATCGACTGTTTCAAAa ATCGAGAATTCAATAAGAGAAATAACGGGTATCATTTAGGCCCGTTCCGAAACCCTGAACGGTCCCGAGAGACGACAGGAATTCGCAACATGATCGACTGTGGAATCATGCTCTATTTCATTAAGGGAGAACTCTCCATTGTGAACCATGCCAAGTGCACCGTATATGTGCTCTCTAACTACAACTTCATGGCTGGTAGATATGGGATCACCAGAGATAAGCAGAAATACTCCATTCAACCTG ATCAAACCCTGAAGGTGCTTCGAGTCCCATTCAACAAGCAGACTAATTCAGTGCTTGATCTGAAGGATCGCCTGACAGTTGATGATGAGAGCTTCTATAAAGTATACATTTCGTTTGGAAAAAATTGGACTGAGAG gaCACAAAATCAGCTACCGTGTTGGTTGTGCCTCCAAATCAGAACTTCTAGTGAGAATTGA